In one Lolium rigidum isolate FL_2022 chromosome 3, APGP_CSIRO_Lrig_0.1, whole genome shotgun sequence genomic region, the following are encoded:
- the LOC124699121 gene encoding zinc finger protein ZAT8-like, protein MDMLRSNTRSPPVKLIQLLLTLSSRAAASRVITKCSKNKRVQLQAQHGGAFECRTCGRRFATFQALGGHRTSHKRPRVRAHGLDLLLGARPGKARGPVQHRCGTCGQTFPTGQALGGHMRRHRPLSVGAGTAATWTEATTETLSSSPSSGLSSERDDDDAWPTLIQFI, encoded by the coding sequence ATGGACATGTTGAGAAGTAATACACGGTCGCCGCCGGTGAAGCTGATTCAGCTGCTGCTGACACTGTCGTCGCGGGCAGCGGCGAGCAGGGTGATCACCAAGTGCAGCAAGAACAAGCGGGTGCAGCTGCAGGCCCAACACGGCGGCGCGTTCGAGTGCCGGACGTGCGGCCGCCGGTTCGCCACCTTCCAGGCGCTGGGCGGCCACCGGACCAGCCACAAGCGGCCGCGGGTGCGCGCCCATGGCCTAGACCTCCTACTCGGTGCTCGCCCCGGCAAAGCGAGGGGGCCAGTGCAGCACCGATGTGGCACGTGCGGCCAGACCTTCCCCACGGGGCAGGCGCTCGGCGGGCACATGCGCCGCCACAGGCCGCTATCCGTGGGCGCCGGCACCGCCGCGACATGGACGGAGGCGACCACAGAGACAttgtcgtcgtcgccatcgtccggCTTGTCTTCTGAGCGTGATGACGACGACGCGTGGCCTACTTTAATCCAGTTTATATGA
- the LOC124699122 gene encoding uncharacterized protein LOC124699122: MAADWSSARRAWEKWTGKHVGSSGMPVKAALLLNYDPTGPSRLLPIIAEQEGARFTAVDLQPFMDFFRRNNLQTEFFSIGPNQYLVTSIHEHWFCARCVNSAKQEGEGVLVMQIGAYLLVSMYDGSLGSASQAMMAVDQFAWHFNRRTH; the protein is encoded by the exons ATGGCTGCGGACTGGTCTTCGGCGCGCCGGGCGTGGGAGAAGTGGACCGGGAAGCACGTCGGCTCTTCcg GGATGCCAGTTAAGGCGGCGCTGCTTCTCAACTACGACCCGACCGGACCATCTCGCCTCCTCCCCATCAT AGCAGAGCAAGAGGGAGCAAGATTTACAGCGGTTGATCTGCAACCGTTCATGGATTTCTTTAGAAGGAATAATCTGCAGACGGAGTTCTTCTCTATTGGGCCAAACCAAT ATTTAGTCACCTCAATCCATGAGCACTGGTTTTGTGCCCGTTGTGTCAACTCAGCAAAACAAGAGGGTGAAGGAGTTCTGGTTATGCAGATTGGAGCTTACTTATTGGTATCTAT GTATGATGGTTCACTTGGTTCGGCTTCACAAGCAATGATGGCTGTCGATCAGTTTGCATGGCACTTTAACCGGAGAACACATTAA